A genomic window from Banduia mediterranea includes:
- a CDS encoding MaoC family dehydratase: protein MTIKTGWQGRYYEDFEIGDVYLHPLGRTLTQADNIWFTLLTQNTAPLHFDQHYAAQTEFGRPLVNSCLTLALVTGQSVADVSQNVFANLGWDEVRLPHPVFEGDTVYSRSEVLEKRDARSRPEVGIVTVRTEGRNQHGRPVIGFRRTLMVYRRGSKPLTGDPAAMED, encoded by the coding sequence ATGACCATCAAGACAGGCTGGCAGGGCCGCTACTACGAAGACTTCGAGATTGGCGATGTCTACTTGCACCCGCTCGGCCGCACGCTCACCCAGGCCGACAACATCTGGTTCACGCTGCTGACGCAGAACACCGCGCCGCTGCACTTCGACCAACACTACGCGGCCCAGACCGAGTTCGGGCGGCCGCTCGTCAACAGTTGCCTGACCCTTGCGCTGGTCACCGGACAGAGCGTGGCGGATGTATCCCAGAACGTATTTGCCAACCTCGGCTGGGACGAGGTCCGCCTGCCACACCCGGTGTTCGAAGGCGACACGGTGTATTCACGCTCCGAGGTGCTGGAAAAGCGCGACGCGCGTTCGCGGCCCGAGGTTGGCATCGTCACGGTCCGCACCGAAGGGCGCAATCAGCACGGACGGCCCGTGATAGGCTTTCGCCGGACTCTGATGGTGTACCGGCGCGGCAGCAAGCCCTTGACCGGCGATCCGGCAGCCATGGAAGACTGA